GGGTAGAAGAATTCGTAAAATTACTTTCAGCCCTTGGCTACTACAAGTTGAAGTTCGAGATAAAGGCTGTCAAAATGGAGCGCGGTGACGTTGTAAAGCGGGATGGTTATTCGGTAGTTGCTTTACAGACAGATCACAATGTACGTAGCATTGGGTATGCTCTGGTAGAAGATCCGCGACCGGGAAAGTTCGACCGGAAAAAAGCTATGGAATTTGGTGTTCCGATAGGTCCGCTCTTTTCAAAACTTCATAAAGGGGAGGATGTGGAAGTTGATGGCAGGGTTATAAGTTCTGAAGATGTGGTGGGAAAATCCCGTCCTGGACGGACTATTGTCTACAGCGGTGATACGAGACCATGCAGGGATATTCTGGAAGCGAGTGAGAATGCTGACCTTTTGATACATGACGGAACCCTTGCTGATGAAAAACTCGAATGGGCAAAGGAAGCAAAACATTCAACCGCAGGTGAAGCTGCAGCACTTGCAAAGAAGGCGGGTGTTAAGAAATTAGTGCTGACGCATATCAGTTCAAGGTATTCGGATGATGTTTCTCCTTTGCTGAAAGATGCAACAGCAATATTCGGGGATGTTATAATTGCAGAAGACCTGATGTCTATTGAAGTCCCTTTAAGGGATGAATGAACTTTTAAGATGTCATTTTCTGCATCACGCAACTTTTTTAAGTTCAGGCACCTAAACTATTAATTGTAATGGTTGGTGGTGCCATGTTGGATGGAAAACATACTTGCAAGTTTCATGATTCTAATGGAAAAGAAGTCATTGATCCCTATCACATAAGTGAGTTCAATGATGTGATAGTGAAGATAGCTTCCCTGAAGGACAAGGATCTACAGATCTCCAGGGGCATCGATAAAATTACAACAAAGGTCTGTAATACTGCAATACGGCTTGCACAGGATGATCATGAAATGCCCTTAAATCGTATTGATCAGGCCATAGCGCTGAATTTCGCAAGGTCAGAGCAAGTAGAGCATGATATTAACAGGATTATCTCTGAAAAGATGAACCTCGGTCAGATGTTCCGGTACCCTGAGACCTTTCGTTATGACCAGACTCGTAAAAAGGACTTTGTACCTCGTAAAGTTCCTGAGGGAAAGAAACTGGGCATCAATATCAATTATGCAATAGAAGCATTATATGCACAGGAGAATTCCGCAGAACAGTGGAATATTATTATTAATCATGAATGGTTCGAGCTTAGTACTGAACCTCTCTTCGATCTGATGCCCGAGATGTTGCCTTCAAATTCGGAATATGGTACAACAGTGGGGGTGGTCAATATAGTCCGCTTTTTTGATATGGATTCAATACGCAGGGAGTGGTCAGGTCCTGTCGATCTGTTTGACCAGAGGTGTGTGGATCTATTAATAGGTCACAATGTTGCTGAAATTGAGATTCCTGGCGAAAAAGGTCTTAGTTACAGTTATAAGATCGAATGGATCGATGAATAATGGTTCATTAGGTGTATGAGAGTTCGTGGAA
This genomic stretch from Methanococcoides sp. AM1 harbors:
- the rnz gene encoding ribonuclease Z, which encodes MLLVTFLGTGGSLPTKNRNPSAIMVNRDGELIMFDCGEGAQQQMMRAKTGMMNLSSIFVTHFHADHILGIPGLVQTMSFQGRTDPLTIYGPEWVEEFVKLLSALGYYKLKFEIKAVKMERGDVVKRDGYSVVALQTDHNVRSIGYALVEDPRPGKFDRKKAMEFGVPIGPLFSKLHKGEDVEVDGRVISSEDVVGKSRPGRTIVYSGDTRPCRDILEASENADLLIHDGTLADEKLEWAKEAKHSTAGEAAALAKKAGVKKLVLTHISSRYSDDVSPLLKDATAIFGDVIIAEDLMSIEVPLRDE